In a genomic window of Sarcophilus harrisii chromosome 4, mSarHar1.11, whole genome shotgun sequence:
- the LOC116423621 gene encoding cell wall protein DAN4-like, with product MIMENSCIFDVLLNLFIKTFKMSRGELTCNILNLKSETKMSLLLKAKKKMEKRNDMSTVPTGAAFANMSSRVDTQKGIGIAPTYSAFASMSSRVDTQKGIGTVPTSAAFASSMSPGVDTQKGIGTAPTGAVFASMSSRVDTQKGVGTSTTSAIFASMSSRVDTQKGIGTASAGATFASMSSRVDTQKGVGTSTTSAIFASMPSRADTLKCIGTAPTGAAFASMSSRVDTQKGIGTSTTGTTFASMSSRADTLKCIGTAPTGAAFASMSSRADTLKGIGTAPTGATFASMSSRVDTQKGIGTIPTCAAFASMSSRVDAQKGIGTAPTGAVFASVSSRVDTQKGIGTAPTSAAFASMSSRVDTQKAALQVCHQMIPKALVLSTCYL from the exons ATGATCATGG AAAATTCTTGCATTTTTGATGTTCTCTTAAACCTGTTCATCAAGACCTTCAAGATGTCCCGCGGAGAGCTTACCTGTAACATACTGAACCTAAAGTCAGAAACTAAAATGAGTCTTCTTTTAAAG gccaaaaagaaaatggaaaaaagaaatgatatgagTACTGTTCCAACTGGTGCTGCCTTTGCAAATATGTCATCAAGAGTTGATACCCAGAAGGGCATTGGTATTGCTCCTACTTATTCTGCATTTGCAAGTATGTCATCAAGAGTTGATACCCAGAAGGGCATTGGTACTGTTCCTACTAGTGCTGCCTTTGCAAGTAGTATGTCACCAGGAGTTGATACCCAGAAGGGCATTGGTACTGCTCCTACTGGTGCTGTGTTTGCAAGTATGTCATCAAGAGTTGATACCCAGAAGGGCGTTGGTACGTCTACTACCAGTGCTATCTTTGCAAGTATGTCATCAAGAGTTGATACCCAGAAGGGCATTGGTACTGCTTCTGCTGGTGCTACCTTTGCAAGTATGTCATCAAGAGTTGATACCCAGAAGGGCGTTGGTACTTCTACTACCAGTGCTATCTTTGCAAGTATGCCATCAAGAGCTGATACCTTGAAGTGCATTGGGACTGCTCCTACTGGTGCTGCATTTGCAAGTATGTCATCAAGAGTTGATACCCAGAAGGGCATTGGTACTTCTACTACTGGTACTACCTTTGCAAGTATGTCATCAAGAGCTGATACCTTGAAGTGCATTGGGACTGCTCCTACTGGTGCTGCCTTTGCAAGTATGTCATCAAGAGCTGATACCTTGAAGGGCATTGGTACTGCTCCTACTGGTGCTACCTTTGCAAGTATGTCATCAAGAGTTGATACCCAGAAGGGCATTGGTACTATTCCTACTTGTGCTGCGTTTGCAAGTATGTCATCAAGAGTTGATGCCCAGAAGGGCATTGGTACTGCTCCTACTGGTGCTGTCTTTGCAAGTGTATCATCAAGAGTTGATACCCAGAAGGGCATTGGGACTGCTCCTACTAGTGCTGCGTTTGCAAGTATGTCATCAAGAGTTGATACCCAGAAGGCTGCTTTGCAAGTATGTCATCAGATGATACCGAAGGCATTGGTACTCTCTACGTGCTACCTTTGA